CCGCCACCGAGTACGAGCAGGACTCCGGCTGGCAGCAGTACGCCGACCAGTGGGGCTTCGACATGGTCTACCCCCAGCAGACCAGCTCCAACAACTCACTGGAGTGCTTCGACTTCTTCGACCCCTCCCAGGACGCCCGGGGCAACGGCGGCGCGGCCTCGGTGGTCCAGATGGTCCAGTACATGGAGGCGCACTACAGCATCGACCCGAGCCGGGTCTACGTCACCGGCCTCTCGGCGGGCGGCGGGCTGACCTCCGAGCTGCTGGCCGACTACCCCGACGTCTTCGCCGGCGGCGCCATCGACTCCGGGCTCCCGGCCCAGTGCGCCACCGGCGGCAGCAACTCCGCCTACACCTGCATGGACGGCGCGGTGAACAACACCGAGGCCCAGTGGACCTCGCTGGTCACCAACTCCGACCCGGGCTACACCGGTCACTGGCCGCGCGTCGCCATCTGGCAGGGCACCTCCGACACGGAGGTAAACCCGGCCAACGCCACCGAGGAGATGGACCAGTGGACGGGTGTCTGGGGGATCTCCCAGACGGCGTCCAGCACCCAGTCGCTCACCGGCGGCACCACCGAGTCCGTCTACAACGACGCCACCGGCAAGCCGGCGGTGGAGCTCTACGCGATCTCCGGCATGGGCCACGGACTCGCCGTCAACCCGGGCAGCGGCACCGGCCAGTGCGGGACGACCGGGGCCTACTTCCTCCAGGCGATCTGCTCCAGCTACTACACCGCGCTGTTCTGGGGCCTGAACAACACCGGCTCCACCGCCTCGCCCACTCCCACCCCGTCCGCGTCCGCGTCCGCGTCCACCTCGGCCTCACCGACCCCGACGCCGACCGCGTCGGCCTCGGCATCCGCCTCACCGACCCCCACGCCGAGCGCGAGCTCCACCCCGCTCGCCAACTGCTGGACCACCAACAACGTCGCCCAGAACCTGGCCGGCCGCTCCTACTTCATCGGCACCGAGAGCTACGCGATCGGCTCCAACGAGGACGCCGGCGCCTACAGCAGCACCGTCATCAGCAGCATCCAGGAACCGAGCCCCGGCTACTGGACCGTCGTCCCGCACTGCTGACCGGGACGCGGCGCGGGGTCGCGGCAGCCGCCGCGCCCCCGCGCGCTCTGCGGTCGTCGCGCTTCGGGCGAGCCCGCTGGGCTGATCCGCGCATGGCTACTTCCCTCTGTTCACCCATCGGGGTGATCATCAAATTAGATAGTGTTCGCACCGTTTCCCGGTCGATGCAGCTCTGAGCTGCGCAGACATCTCCAATTGCGTTGTGCGGGCCGGTTCTTCGGCGCCCGTGCGAGGTGACTCAAGATCCCTCTTTGCCTACAGTCGAGCCGGTTCCCTTGGGCTTGATCTTGGTGAGGTTACGAGTGTCGATCGAACTCGGCTCCGCAGCAGCGGTGTTGGAGGGACTGGGCGGCTGGGTGCCGCCGCGGGTGGTGACCAATGAGGAGTTGCCCGCAGCCTGGGGAGTCGACGATGCCTGGGTGCGGCAGCGCACCGGCATCGCCACCCGGCACTGGGCGGACGCCGGTACCTCGACCGGGGATGCGGCCGAGCGGGCCGCGCGACGCGCGCTGGCCACCGTCGGCACGCCCCGGACGGACGCGGTCATCGTGGCCACCTCGACCCCGGACCGCCCGATGCCCGCAACGGCACCGCAGCTCGCGGCCCGGCTGGGGCTGGACGGGGCTGCGGCCTGGGACGTCTCGGCGGCGTGCAGCGGGTTCGTCTACGGGCTGGCCGCCGCCGCGGGCGCGATCTGCGCCGGCATCGCCGAACGGGTCCTGCTGGTGGGCGTCGAGATCTACTCCACGCTGATCGCCCCTGACGACCGCAGCGCGGGAGTGGTCTTCGCGGACGGCGCCGGCGCCGTCGTGCTGCGCCGTGGCCTGGCCGGGGAGCCGGGCAGCGTGCTGGGCTTCGACCTCGGCAGCGACGGGTCCGGCCACCGCCTGATCGAGGTGCCCGGAGGCGGAGCGCTGGAGCGGGCCAGACCGGAGGCCTACGGGCCGGCCGACCGCTACTTCCGGATGGACGGCCGTGAGGTCTTCCAGCACGCCGTGACCCGGATGACCGAATCCTCGCGACTGCTGCTGAAGAACGTCGTCTGGACCGTGGCGGACGTCGACCGGCTGGTCGCGCACCAGGCCAACGCCCGCATCCTGAGCGCCGTGGGCGAACGCCTGGGCATCCCCGCAGAGCGCCGCATCCACCACATCGAGAAGGTCGGCAACACCGGCGCGGCCTCGATCCCGCTGGCCCTCGCCGACGCAGCCGCCCGCGAGGACCTGCGCCCCGGCGAGAAGGTCCTGCTCACCGCCTTCGGGGCCGGACTCACCTGGGGCTCGGCCGCTGTGCTGTGGCCCGGGCTTCCCCCCATTGCGCCGGTGCACGACACCGGCGTCCCCACCGTCCGCTCGCTCTGAGCGGCCCTTCCATCCCGAAAGGGCTTTGCCATGTCCTCTGTTCAGATGTCCCTCCATGCCGCCTTGACCGCCAAGTTCGAGGTCCCGGCGTCCGCGATCGTTCCCGACGCCACCCTGGAGAGCCTCGGTCTGGACTCGCTGTCGCTGGCCGAACTGGCGCTGGTCCTGCAGGAGGATCTCGGCCTCATGGTCGAGGAGTACGAAACGACCGGCGGGACCACCGTGGGCGAGCTCACCCAGGTGCTCACCGCCAAGCGCGCGGCGTCGGCAGGGGCAGGGGCAGGGGCGGAGTGACCCGCACCCGCCGGGGCGGTGGCGGGCAGTTGTGAGGTGGGTGCGGACTGCGGTCTGCGCCTCAAGGTACGGGTACGGCCGGACGGTGCGTACCCGATGTCGAGGGAAGGAACAACCGTGCTGTCCGAATGCACGACACCTGATCGCGCGTGGCACATCTCCGCGGTCCATGTTGCACGGGACGCCCCCGCTGACGACGCGTTGGTCAGCGACGTGCGGCAGTTGAGGGCGCGAATCCTGTACGACCGTGGGCGCCGGCCCGACTTCCGCACCCCGGACGGCCTGTACGCGGATGATCAGAACCTGGACTTCGGCGCCTGGCACTTCTTCGCCGGACGCACACCGCACGGGCACCCCCTGGGCTATGTGCGGCTCTCGACGCCGGAGACGAGCGAGCTCTTCCAGAGCAGGGCGTTCCTGGGGTCCGAGCGCTTCGAGGAAGTGCTGCGCGCGCACGGCCTGGGCGCTGCTGAAACGTTTGAGCACAGTCGCCTCGTCGTCGAGCACCATGCCCGGAAGCTGGGTCTGGGTGTCCACCTGAACGCGGTCGCCATCGCGGCCGCACAGCACCTGGGCGCCAAGGCGATGATCGGGACCTCGGGCACGGCGGACGGCCAGGACCGGTTCCACGAGCGCTTCGGGTTTCGGCCGGTGGCGGGAACGCGGCGGTACGTGGAGCAGTACACGGAGGACGTCGTTGCCATGCTCTACCGGCTGGTGGAACCGGCCGGGGAGTACCGCGACCTGGTCGAACGCCTGGAGGAGGACTTCCCTGCCTTCGTGACCACGGCTGAGCAGATGCGGACCGATGCGGCGCGGGCGGGGCACGAGCGGGGCGAACGCGGGCGCAGTGCCCCGACCGGTACCGCGCGTCCGGACGGTCTCGACTGCTGGCAGCCGGTTCTGTTCGACCTCGGATGCGAGCGGGACGGGGCGGACTTCGCGGCCCTGCTCGCATCGGGACAGGTCCGCGAGGTGCTGGACACGATCGAGGACCAGCTCAAGGAGCTGGTCACCAGCCGCGACCCCGGGCTGCGGCGCTCCGCCGAGGCCGTCGACCAGGCCGTCACGGAGCAGTTGGCGGGAGGCGGGCCGGGGGAGTACGGAACCTGGGTCTGGTACCCGTGGTCGGGCCGGGTCGTGCACCTGCTGCCGCGCGACGAGTTCCGGCTGGTGCGGACCGACCGCAACCGGGGCCGGATCGAGCGCCCGCAACAGCGGCAACTGTTCGAACGTCGGGTCGGCAT
The Streptacidiphilus albus JL83 genome window above contains:
- a CDS encoding extracellular catalytic domain type 1 short-chain-length polyhydroxyalkanoate depolymerase; this translates as MQLSLRRRLFRGITLATVTGLLAAGLGLVAASAPASAATGSFQQVTSFGSNPGALQMYSYVSAAPQAAAPLVVALHGCTQTATEYEQDSGWQQYADQWGFDMVYPQQTSSNNSLECFDFFDPSQDARGNGGAASVVQMVQYMEAHYSIDPSRVYVTGLSAGGGLTSELLADYPDVFAGGAIDSGLPAQCATGGSNSAYTCMDGAVNNTEAQWTSLVTNSDPGYTGHWPRVAIWQGTSDTEVNPANATEEMDQWTGVWGISQTASSTQSLTGGTTESVYNDATGKPAVELYAISGMGHGLAVNPGSGTGQCGTTGAYFLQAICSSYYTALFWGLNNTGSTASPTPTPSASASASTSASPTPTPTASASASASPTPTPSASSTPLANCWTTNNVAQNLAGRSYFIGTESYAIGSNEDAGAYSSTVISSIQEPSPGYWTVVPHC
- a CDS encoding acyl carrier protein translates to MSSVQMSLHAALTAKFEVPASAIVPDATLESLGLDSLSLAELALVLQEDLGLMVEEYETTGGTTVGELTQVLTAKRAASAGAGAGAE
- a CDS encoding ThiF family adenylyltransferase — translated: MRARILYDRGRRPDFRTPDGLYADDQNLDFGAWHFFAGRTPHGHPLGYVRLSTPETSELFQSRAFLGSERFEEVLRAHGLGAAETFEHSRLVVEHHARKLGLGVHLNAVAIAAAQHLGAKAMIGTSGTADGQDRFHERFGFRPVAGTRRYVEQYTEDVVAMLYRLVEPAGEYRDLVERLEEDFPAFVTTAEQMRTDAARAGHERGERGRSAPTGTARPDGLDCWQPVLFDLGCERDGADFAALLASGQVREVLDTIEDQLKELVTSRDPGLRRSAEAVDQAVTEQLAGGGPGEYGTWVWYPWSGRVVHLLPRDEFRLVRTDRNRGRIERPQQRQLFERRVGIIGLSVGSSAALTFAMEGLAGAFRLADFDTLSLSNLNRLRAGVHHLGLNKCVIAARQMAEIDPWLDIEIYPGGLTDDLMERFFTGGAGPIDLLVEECDTPYVKLAAREHARALRIPVVMDANDRGMLDIERFDLEPQRPLLHGLLGRTTAQDLADLTHQETVDTILAMVGRDTISADMAAAIPRIGTTLSSWPQLASGVALGGALTAEAARRILLGMPRPSGRFYADLEALTSADRSTLT
- a CDS encoding beta-ketoacyl-ACP synthase 3, whose protein sequence is MSIELGSAAAVLEGLGGWVPPRVVTNEELPAAWGVDDAWVRQRTGIATRHWADAGTSTGDAAERAARRALATVGTPRTDAVIVATSTPDRPMPATAPQLAARLGLDGAAAWDVSAACSGFVYGLAAAAGAICAGIAERVLLVGVEIYSTLIAPDDRSAGVVFADGAGAVVLRRGLAGEPGSVLGFDLGSDGSGHRLIEVPGGGALERARPEAYGPADRYFRMDGREVFQHAVTRMTESSRLLLKNVVWTVADVDRLVAHQANARILSAVGERLGIPAERRIHHIEKVGNTGAASIPLALADAAAREDLRPGEKVLLTAFGAGLTWGSAAVLWPGLPPIAPVHDTGVPTVRSL